A stretch of the Lytechinus variegatus isolate NC3 chromosome 5, Lvar_3.0, whole genome shotgun sequence genome encodes the following:
- the LOC121415628 gene encoding maspardin-like, with product MPSAISQSPEYLSFRSSVPQKRVVVDDDADKYWTMYDAGPRNVRCPLICLPPVSGTADVYFKQILGLTAKGYRVIGLEFPVHWTVQEFCESFRKLLDHMHLDKVHIFGSSLGGYLCQKFAEYTFRSQRVASLILCNTFTDTEIFQQSMAASSFWMIPGFLLKKMVLSSFNKSLMEPQIADSIDFMVEKLDSLRQQELASRLTLNCLSSYVEPQKLRGVDVTIVDVYDDCALTQEVRDDMYKCYPEGRRAHMKYGGNFPYLCASDEVNLHLEIHLRRFLDSRFSARDHTIKEPKPELASEAASTSQNNAGSSGEAEASEM from the exons GTGGTAGtggatgatgatgctgataaaTACTGGACAATGTATGATGCTGGTCCAAGGAATGTCAGATGCCCGTTGATCTGTCTCCCTCCAGTCAGCGGCACAGCTGATGTATACTTCAAACAGATTCTTGGCCTCACCGCCAAAGGATACAGGGTCATAGGG TTGGAATTTCCTGTACATTGGACGGTTCAGGAGTTTTGTGAAAGCTTCAGGAAGTTGTTGGATCATATGCATTTAGACAAG GTTCATATTTTTGGTTCATCGCTTGGTGGCTATCTTTGCCAGAAGTTTGCAGAGTATACATTCCGTAGTCAGAGAGTAGCCTCCCTCATTCTTTGCAACACATTCACTGACACAGAGATATTCCAACAAAGCATGGCTGCATCGTC GTTTTGGATGATTCCCGGTTTTCTACTCAAGAAGATGGTATTGTCAAGCTTCAACAAATCCCTGATGGAGCCTCAGATAGCAGACTCTATAGATTTCATGGTGGAAAAG CTTGATAGTTTGAGGCAGCAGGAGCTTGCTAGTCGACTCACCCTCAACTGTCTCAGTTCTTACGTTGAACCACAAAAACTCAGAGGGGTTGATGTCACAATCGTAGAT GTATACGATGACTGTGCCTTAACACAAGAAGTGCGTGATGACATGTACAAGTGCTACCCTGAAGGACGGAGGGCCCATATGAAGTATGGAGGAAACTTTCCTTACCTCTGTGCCAGCGATGAAGTCAATCTACATCTTGAG aTTCATTTGAGAAGGTTTCTTGATAGCCGTTTCAGCGCAAGAGATCATACCATTAAGGAACCTAAGCCTGAGTTAGCCTCGGAGGCTGCATCCACATCTCAGAACAACGCGGGGTCAAGCGGTGAAGCGGAAGCCTCTGAAATGTGA
- the LOC121415626 gene encoding acanthoscurrin-2-like — MNACALIFAACLGCVMAQGEPFGDMPDYGDQLVGGGSVVGGNSGEFNSFDVFGAAAAAAAGAVGGGMGGGTGGGMGGGMGGGGMGGAGMGGNGGMGNGAGFNNAYGGYGGYGNPYGGAGTGMMGGGDPFMEAGAFDNPFGNNPHLVRDANGRAQAVSASTVAGATIAVIVVVVIFAGIAIFVVRQRRNSRVMIASV, encoded by the coding sequence GATGTGTCATGGCCCAGGGAGAACCGTTTGGAGACATGCCCGACTACGGAGATCAACTGGTTGGGGGCGGCAGCGTAGTCGGAGGCAACTCGGGAGAATTTAACAGTTTCGACGTCTTCGgcgccgccgccgccgctgcTGCTGGTGCAGTGGGAGGCGGCATGGGAGGCGGCACGGGCGGCGGTATGGGCGGCGGCATGGGCGGAGGAGGCATGGGCGGAGCAGGAATGGGTGGTAACGGCGGAATGGGTAACGGAGCTGGATTCAACAACGCATACGGCGGATACGGCGGATACGGAAACCCTTACGGCGGTGCCGGCACTGGTATGATGGGCGGCGGTGATCCCTTCATGGAGGCTGGAGCATTCGACAACCCATTCGGCAACAACCCACATCTTGTCCGTGATGCCAACGGAAGAGCGCAGGCCGTCTCGGCATCGACCGTCGCAGGAGCCACGATCGCCGTCATCGTTGTCGTCGTCATCTTCGCCGGAATCGCTATTTTCGTCGTCAGGCAAAGAAGAAATTCACGAGTGATGATTGCATCCGTCTAA
- the LOC121414792 gene encoding uncharacterized protein LOC121414792, whose translation MFLDIIYRQMMSSHQIFVRLLSNSSLMPGLTACAKIPLQSSVSSANLCRPLHSATTSHACLWTGLHQTGTSSLLTQTSTAVALQQPSRGKARGNEYQPSNRKRKTKHGFHKRMKTQGGIGTIWKRLLKGRRLLTH comes from the exons ATGTTCCTGGATATCATCTATCGTCAGATGATGTCTTCACATCAGATATTTGTGAG ATTACTAAGTAATAGTTCACTGATGCCTGGTTTGACAGCTTGCGCAAAGATTCCGCTTCAATCATCTGTATCTTCAGCAAACCTTTGTCGACCCCTGCACTCGGCAACAACTTCTCATGCCTGCCTTTGGACCGGTCTTCACCAGACTGGTACATCATCCCTTCTCACACAAACATCCACTGCAGTCGCATTACAGCAGCCAAGCAGAGGGAAAGCCAGAGGGAACGAGTACCAGCCAAGCAACCGAAAGAGGAAAACCAAGCATGGCTTCCACAAGAGGATGAAAACCCAAGGAGGAATCGGAACCATCTGGAAAAGGTTGCTGAAGGGGCGTAGACTCTTGACCCATTAG